In Heliangelus exortis chromosome Z, bHelExo1.hap1, whole genome shotgun sequence, a genomic segment contains:
- the LOC139790189 gene encoding tetraspanin-3-like → MRRIRVVVMVPPSLWCYSYPWLRPFAQSLLRFLGFIFSGSAALLAFGGIFVILMYMSYRCLFRESVLAVLGSLAVVVGLTLLPTGVLAISISAKSSHYKQGVLMYLVLVLLCLEISSGVMAQLYSVRMTSELKRTMGHLVSQYYGTHTQAPGNSPMDAIQRKLQCCGVQNYTDWLKATAASWHLLTEKARVPKSCCKEIYSHCEGDLGHLEQLFREGCLKKVEGWLWVVVFCMFWCSIVLSVLGLLAGFCNGILMQILSHRFQILDSFTFT, encoded by the coding sequence ATGAGGAGAATTAGAGTGGTAGTCATGGTGCCACCATCCTTGTGGTGCTATTCGTACCCCTGGCTCAGGCCATTTGCTCAATCTCTGCTGAGGTTCCTAGGCTTCATCTTCTCAGGCAGTGCTGCACTTCTGGCCTTTGGTGGAATCTTTGTGATTCTGATGTACATGAGCTATAGATGTTTATTTCGGGAGTCTGTCTTGGCTGTCCTTGGCTCTCTGGCTGTTGTAGTTGGACTTACCTTGCTACCTACTGGAGTTTTGGCTATCTCCATTTCTGCGAAGAGCTCCCACTATAAGCAAGGGGTTCTCATGTACTTGGTGCTGGTCCTTCTTTGCCTAGAAATATCTTCTGGAGTTATGGCACAGCTCTACTCTGTTCGGATGACTTCTGAGCTGAAAAGAACTATGGGTCACCTCGTCTCTCAGTACTATGGGACACACACCCAGGCTCCCGGAAACAGCCCCATGGATGCAATACAGAGgaagctgcagtgctgtggggtCCAAAACTACACAGACTGGCTAAAGGCAACAGCTGCTTCTTGGCATCTTCTGACTGAAAAAGCTCGTGTCCCTAAAAGCTGCTGTAAGGAGATATATTCTCACTGTGAGGGAGACTTAGGCCACCTGGAGCAGCTTTTTCGGGAAGGCTGTCTAAAGAAGGTGGAAGGCTGGCTGTGGGTTGTCGTGTTCTGTATGTTTTGGTGTTCTATTGTGCTAAGTGTTTTGGGGCTGTTGGCTGGTTTTTGCAATGGCATTCTCATGCAGATACTTTCCCACCGATTCCAAATTCTGGACTCATTTACCTTCACATAG